The following nucleotide sequence is from Anopheles stephensi strain Indian chromosome 3, UCI_ANSTEP_V1.0, whole genome shotgun sequence.
GCATCTCCCAGAACTTGCAGTTATACTCCTCGGGCTTGATATCGCCCCGGAAGATTCCCCATCGGTATTTGTCGATGGTGTAAGCGAACGGTAAGAATGCTAATTTCGTCAAAGCTGAGCGGTAAAATTGATTCAACTTCGATTCCTCATCGAGCACAAAGTCCTTCAGGAGTCCAATCTTCTCCAGATGTTTCGGAGTGGAAACGGACAACGAAAGGACGTCTCCGACGGCCTCGTGGAAGCCGGGATTAGCTCCCGAGCGGTATACACTGGGCAGATGCTGGTATTGCAAATAGTACTGAATATGGCCCAGCTCGTGATGAACCGTGAAGAACTGCTCCATCGTCACGCGGGTGCACTGCTTGATGCGTACATCATCGGGCTTCGAGAAATCCCAGGCACTGGCATGGCAGATAAGATCCCGACCATCATCCGGCTTCTCGAGGATACTTTTGTCCCAGAAGGTTCTGTTGAATGTAAAATACATTAGCTTCATCCCATTTTTAGTAGTAGAGCGTCTGTCAAGCTCGCTTACTGAGGCACTTTCGTCATGTTCAACGACTGGAAGAACTCATCGCCCATCTCGAACATCTGGATCGGGTTGTATCCTTGACGTACCATCTCCTCCGTCACGTCTAGCAGCTGCCGGTCACCGAATGGGCTAGTAATGTCGGCAATATTTCCCCATCCTTGAGCCCACATGTTGCCGAGCAAATGCATCGGAATCGGTCCCTTCTCCGAAACTACATCCTCACCATAGAACTCGCGCAGCTTGTACCGAACGAATCCGTGGATCTGCTCGTAGAAAGGTCTCAGCTCTTCAATGACAGCATCGACCTGTTGCTCGAACGTGTCGTCCTCGTAGGCACTCAGCCACGATTCGGCACCAGATTCATAATCTAcccattgcaaaaaaaaatcccatattACAAAAACAATACATACAAATTGTAAGATCACTCAACTGTTCAACAAGGCAGCTTCTCCGTTCAGATCGACGTACGTCTGGAAGTCTTCTCGCGTCggtgcaccagcagcatcgtACCACTGCACCCAGTAATACTTCAGCTCCTCAGGGTCACGGCTGTTGGCCAGGATCTCGGTCAGCTCGGGCTCCAAGGCCAAATCGCATTTGCTACTATCGTGATAGTCACACACCTTGATTTTGGCATAGTTTTCCTTCATATTGTTAATGGCGTCAAGCATCTTGCTGAACTTATCCTCCGGCAATGCCGAGTAGCCCAAACCGACGAGTTTCTTCACCCGACGCTTCAGATCCTCATCCTCAAAGCTCTCGTAGTCAAACTGAGCGAGATATTCCGAAATTTGCTACACAAATCCCGTGGTGAAAAGGAAACCATTAACCTTGAGCATGCACCCATTAATGTCAGGCGATATCTCTTACCTTAAAGAACGCAGCATTCTCAGTGGCAACCTCATTTTTCACATCCAGATTATCGTCCGTAATGTTGGAATCGTACGCCCAGTTCGCTTCACTGGCAGCATTACGGCGGGCCAAAATTTCTGGCTCAATATCCTCCAAGTACTGCAACACTTCCTGCTCTTGGGCCAACAAAACTCGACGCGGAATACGAGCCGCACTCACGTGACACACAAGGCCAATGGCCAACGATATCAACAACACGAACCTCATCCTGAATCACCTCCTCACAGACAGAAAAGTGATACTGACACGTATCATTCGATTTGCATacctatttatttatgtttcttaTCGCCTTCTGCTGGACAGGCGGGACTGATAAGCGGGAGTACttaattatttatgtttaattcAGTATTGTTATGCAAGCGATATGAGGCACGCTCCTCCGATAACAGATGACAATAAACAATCCACGATATCAACCGCGCAGCCAATTGATTAGATGAACTTGAATTGCAAGGTAGAAGGTTGGCGACAGAAAacagttttctttgcttttccaTAGCTTAAGAAGAGTCAACGGccacgtttgtttgtgtgtcttaCTTTATTAAGAAGCTCAACGATAACATTCTTCTCCAGAAGATTATCAATATCATTGAATCGATCGTGTCGATGTCTTTTAATGGTCTGGAGATCATATGCGGGAAATGCGTTACGCTAAATGCTCATAGTTTACGATGATTTGCACTctgaaaagcaaagaaaaacattcatgAGATGATTGTTCCACAGCTGCTGGTAATCTTGCACACTTACTAAGTTTTTCCTCCCATCCAACAAACGCCCCTAGGGCTTTGTTCTCCTTCACCAACCAATCGTACAGTGGTTTAAAGTATTCGATCAACGCATCCGCACTCATCTTGCGCTGCCCGGTCAGCACTTCCATCGCATCTGGCCACGGCTTCGAGGATCCCATCGCCAACATCGCCTTCAGCGCATTACCAGCCTCAGCGCTCTGATAGATATCGCAATTGTTAAGCGTCTTCTCCGGATCACCCTTCACGTACTGGCCAGCCTTCTCACAAGCAGCCCGATGGAACTGGAACTGCACGATGTACGACACAAAGTATCGCAGGTACTCAACATCGGCCGACACGTGATACTTCGCCGCAGCATCAAAATCGCTCTCGCCTCTTTCAACCGGTGGCTCCAGGCCGGAGTACTTCGAGCGCATCTCCCAGAACTTACAGTTGTAATGTTCCGGCTTGACATCACCACGGAATATTTCCCAGCGATATTTGTCCAGTGTGTAAGCGAACGGCAGGAACACCAGCTTCGACAGACCTGCTTGATAGAACTGGTTCAGCTTCGATTCCTCGTCCAGTATAAAGTCCTTCAGGAGTCCGATCTTTTCCAGATGCTTCGGAGTGGAAACGGAAAGCGACAGTACATCACCAACGGCCTCATGGAAACCAGGGTTGGCTCCTTCACGGTACACGCTCGGCAGATGCTGATATTGCAGATAGTACTGGATGTGTCCCAGCTCGTGATGCACCGTAAAGAAGTCCTCCATGTTGATGCGTGTGCACTGCTTGATGCGTACGTCATCCTTCTTGTAGAAGTCCCATGCACTAGCGTGGCACACCAGCTCGCGACCATCGTTCGGTTTTTCCAAAATACTCTTCTCCCAGAAGGTGCTGAAAGTATATGGGAACTGTTTAGGAATACAGCTACTTTCAGGAGATTTCCTCTTGCTTACGGTGGCAGCTTGGTCATGTTCAACGACTGGAAGAACTGATCGCCCATCTCGAACATCTTCACTGCAGTGTAACCCTGGCGAACCATCTCTTCGGTAACATCCAGCAGCTTCTTGTTCGGGAAGGGAGTCGTGATATCGGCAATGTTATCCCAGGTTTGTCCCCACATGTTACCGAGCAGATGAATCGGAATCGGACCCTTCTCCGATACGATCTCACTGCCGTAGTGCTTCCTTAGCTTGTATCGAACGTAACCATGGATCTGTTCGTACAGTGGACGGATCTGTTCGATCGCAGCGTCAACCTGTTGCTCGAACGTATCATCCTCGTACGCGTCCAACCAATACTCAGCACCTGAGGTGAAGTCTGTGGACAAAACAATTTGCATTAGAGTTTTCTCTGCTTCAAGGATCTAATCCGTTGCACTCACTGTTTAGCTGAGCTGCTTCTCGGTTCAGCGCCACATACTCATCAAAGTCCTTCCGTACCGGCTTACCAGCAACCTCGTGCCATTGCACCCAGTAGTACTTAAGCTCCTCCGGATCGCGGCTCTTCGCCAGCGTCTCCGTCAGCTCCGGTTCCAGCCCAAAGTTACAGTTTGACGCGTTCTGATACTGGCACACCTTCGCCGTGGCATAGTTCTCCTGCATGCGCGAGATGGCATCGACGAGCTGGGAAAACTTTGGCTCATCAAGCGCCGCATATCCCAGATCGGTAAGCTTCTTGATACGACGCTTCAGATCGGCATCCTTGAAGCTGTTATAATCGTACAGCCGTAACTCGCGGGCCACTTCCTGTGTGAGGGAGATAAAGAGAGCAGAGTTTATTTATGCCCAAAAAGTAAAGCAGCCATTTTACACCCCAACGTATCCCGCAAGTGTTTAGCGCACGATTAGCACCTTCCAAAATGCTGCATTGTCCAGTGCCACCTTCATCGAAACTTCCGCCGTATGTTCGGTGATGTTCGATTCGTAATCCCACGACGCAACGGTTTCGCGGTGCGTGCGTCGCAATGTTGCCGATTCGATCGAGTTCAGGTACATCCAAACCGATCGTTCCTCGTGCCATACACGGTTGCGATCGATCACACTTCCGTTCACTAGCAGCACTAGCAGACAGCACCAAAAAGTGTGCCTCATCATAGTGCGCTCGGCTTTCGGGATGACAAACACAGAGCGGGTTCCGCACGCACCGTCCAACAGTGGACGAATGAATTGTGTACGGCCGCTCGACCATAACTGCTCGATCAAAATCGTTCTGACCGATCACGTGCGTTACGAAATGCGATGAAGATGGCAGAGCTCGCAGGGTATAcaagctgcaaaaaaaaaagtattccCTTCCTCTGCGTAATTTCAATCAACCTTGGTGGCCTTCTCAGTCTGCTGGCCATGCTTTATCGCTGGGAAGCAAAGTAGTTAGCAGCTTTGTAGTGACTTTTTTTCTACTCAATCGCGAGTACGGCTCATGAAAGTTTGGTCATGAATTGATAGACGGCGAAAGGAAGTTGAGCGCTCGGTTGGCGCCAGCTGGTGCTTATTGTTATGTTCCAGTATCGGATGTCGATCCGCTCACAGCTGACAACATCTTCCGTTTGGTGATCactgtttgcgcaagctgtGCGGTGATTGTTATCACAAGCTATAAATATTCGATAGTTCCCGCGAAATTCAACCGGTTTGCGGTGGTTGATGCCGGTCGCGATGAGATT
It contains:
- the LOC118508812 gene encoding angiotensin-converting enzyme-like; translated protein: MRFVLLISLAIGLVCHVSAARIPRRVLLAQEQEVLQYLEDIEPEILARRNAASEANWAYDSNITDDNLDVKNEVATENAAFFKQISEYLAQFDYESFEDEDLKRRVKKLVGLGYSALPEDKFSKMLDAINNMKENYAKIKVCDYHDSSKCDLALEPELTEILANSRDPEELKYYWVQWYDAAGAPTREDFQTYVDLNGEAALLNNYESGAESWLSAYEDDTFEQQVDAVIEELRPFYEQIHGFVRYKLREFYGEDVVSEKGPIPMHLLGNMWAQGWGNIADITSPFGDRQLLDVTEEMVRQGYNPIQMFEMGDEFFQSLNMTKVPQTFWDKSILEKPDDGRDLICHASAWDFSKPDDVRIKQCTRVTMEQFFTVHHELGHIQYYLQYQHLPSVYRSGANPGFHEAVGDVLSLSVSTPKHLEKIGLLKDFVLDEESKLNQFYRSALTKLAFLPFAYTIDKYRWGIFRGDIKPEEYNCKFWEMRSKYSGVEPPVVRTEADFDAPAKYHVSADVEYLRYFVSYIIQFQFHRAACEKAGEYVKGDPEKTLNDCDIYQSTEAGNAIKAMLELGSSKPWPDAMEVLTGVRRMSADALIEYFQPLYDWLVVENERLGAYVGWEETDKCVSN
- the LOC118508810 gene encoding angiotensin-converting enzyme-like isoform X2, with amino-acid sequence MAKCGVREVIVVLVLIGVRPPSLALPATELNEVEVSESMARQFLNELENDILEINYNTTLQSWNYETNITDDTLDMRNDAVDDQSRFLKEVARELRLYDYNSFKDADLKRRIKKLTDLGYAALDEPKFSQLVDAISRMQENYATAKVCQYQNASNCNFGLEPELTETLAKSRDPEELKYYWVQWHEVAGKPVRKDFDEYVALNREAAQLNNFTSGAEYWLDAYEDDTFEQQVDAAIEQIRPLYEQIHGYVRYKLRKHYGSEIVSEKGPIPIHLLGNMWGQTWDNIADITTPFPNKKLLDVTEEMVRQGYTAVKMFEMGDQFFQSLNMTKLPPTFWEKSILEKPNDGRELVCHASAWDFYKKDDVRIKQCTRINMEDFFTVHHELGHIQYYLQYQHLPSVYREGANPGFHEAVGDVLSLSVSTPKHLEKIGLLKDFILDEESKLNQFYQAGLSKLVFLPFAYTLDKYRWEIFRGDVKPEHYNCKFWEMRSKYSGLEPPVERGESDFDAAAKYHVSADVEYLRYFVSYIVQFQFHRAACEKAGQYVKGDPEKTLNNCDIYQSAEAGNALKAMLAMGSSKPWPDAMEVLTGQRKMSADALIEYFKPLYDWLVKENKALGAFVGWEEKLKCKSS
- the LOC118508810 gene encoding angiotensin-converting enzyme-like isoform X3, encoding MMRHTFWCCLLVLLVNGSVIDRNRVWHEERSVWMYLNSIESATLRRTHRETVASWDYESNITEHTAEVSMKVALDNAAFWKEVARELRLYDYNSFKDADLKRRIKKLTDLGYAALDEPKFSQLVDAISRMQENYATAKVCQYQNASNCNFGLEPELTETLAKSRDPEELKYYWVQWHEVAGKPVRKDFDEYVALNREAAQLNNFTSGAEYWLDAYEDDTFEQQVDAAIEQIRPLYEQIHGYVRYKLRKHYGSEIVSEKGPIPIHLLGNMWGQTWDNIADITTPFPNKKLLDVTEEMVRQGYTAVKMFEMGDQFFQSLNMTKLPPTFWEKSILEKPNDGRELVCHASAWDFYKKDDVRIKQCTRINMEDFFTVHHELGHIQYYLQYQHLPSVYREGANPGFHEAVGDVLSLSVSTPKHLEKIGLLKDFILDEESKLNQFYQAGLSKLVFLPFAYTLDKYRWEIFRGDVKPEHYNCKFWEMRSKYSGLEPPVERGESDFDAAAKYHVSADVEYLRYFVSYIVQFQFHRAACEKAGQYVKGDPEKTLNNCDIYQSAEAGNALKAMLAMGSSKPWPDAMEVLTGQRKMSADALIEYFKPLYDWLVKENKALGAFVGWEEKLKCKSS